One genomic segment of Ricinus communis isolate WT05 ecotype wild-type chromosome 3, ASM1957865v1, whole genome shotgun sequence includes these proteins:
- the LOC8274153 gene encoding uncharacterized protein LOC8274153, which produces MEPKTNRGPSKLHRIGYRSSKGFPPQEDCLKPLTCGSPAIVANVSTNRAPINMGVVPRGTTTAFARVCRVRASVVDSYESSSNFIKRMEQAWLISQQPRPVGCTSCNSNGHVDCKWCAGTGFFILGDNILCQVPSRNTTCVICAGKVY; this is translated from the exons ATGGAACCGAAAACAAATAGAGGGCCCTCTAAATTGCACCGGATCGGATATCGGTCCAGTAAAGGGTTTCCGCCACAAGAAGACTGTCTTAAACCCTTGACATGTGGCAGCCCTGCGATTGTAGCCAATGTATCAACCAATAGAGCACCGATCAATATGGGAGTTGTACCTCGCGGTACAACCACCGCCTTCGCCAGGGTTTGTCGGGTGAGGGCATCAGTGGTGGATTCGTACGAGAGCTCTTCTAATTTCATTAAGCGCATGGAACAAGCTTGGCTAATATCACAG CAACCAAGACCAGTCGGGTGCACTTCCTGCAACTCAAATGGGCACGTTGACTGTAAATGGTGTGCGGGTACTGGCTTTTTCATTCTTGGTGATAACATTCTTTGCCAAGTCCCTTCCAGAAACACTACCTGTGTCATATGTGCTGGAAAGGTATATTAA
- the LOC8274152 gene encoding uncharacterized protein LOC8274152, which yields MGHHSHQAADNVVNLLKKANHDLILVQLKLEKEFQQVYPDNANPMKLVNRIKKIQEDLSILKEQCGELLAAKQDLIDKARTSLVGNRNQIQRMQASVRIPLTTVDEDPAFANFNQIIDEWTAQVRSRTGDEGQNSESEDINNLLFSAIVHSN from the exons ATGGGGCATCACAGTCACCAAGCAGCAGATAATGTGGTGAATCTGTTAAAAAAGGCAAATCATGACCTtattttggttcaattaaaGCTCGAGAAGGAGTTTCAACAAGTTTATCCCGATAAT GCAAATCCTATGAAGTTAGTCAATAGAATAAAGAAGATACAAGAGGATCTTTCTATATTGAAAGAACAGTGCGGCGAGCTTCTTGCTGCCAAACAG GATTTGATTGATAAAGCTCGCACAAGTCTTGTTGGGAATAGAAATCAAATACAGCGAATGCAGGCATCTGTGCGCATTCCTCTCACTACTGTTGATGAGGATCCTGCATTTGCTAATTTCAACCAG ataattgACGAGTGGACAGCTCAGGTCAGATCAAGAACAg GGGATGAAGGGCAGAATTCAGAATCAGAGGATATAAACAATTTACTCTTCTCAGCTATAGTTCACAGTAATTGA
- the LOC8274151 gene encoding zinc finger CCCH domain-containing protein 18 isoform X2, producing the protein MASEEEERALEKQLELQLEEQKDSLAALNDALASDPSNHELLSVQEELVQAIKDAEDGLLHLKRARLLREVDSALHDSKDTGNDVKIEPLDSDEVGAEPLEEHSHSVGSKCRFRHNDGRWYNGVDVPLSSLRTYIPTMWDQSMVGSSIWAVSDSNAGIWREAELESWDDKLRVGKVVFRDDGSSAELESDSMNLSEHALRSDEEESHSSSEQSDSSDYEEESAQGLGFLESSTLQRGIQTETAIFARWENHTRGIASKMMANMGYRDGMGLGASGQGMVDPISVKVLPPKQSLDHALQSQKEEEIRENHGKKRSRGGKRKREKKLAALAKEAKEEEEMNPDVFSLINIQLAKHNEALNGGSKTKQHHNKVSKKVDRRVLIAYDDEMKELRLRAEKLEEMASRNKKEKVVYEAAMRKLNETRKALAEAEAAHASASNAVVSKEKEKKWLKF; encoded by the exons ATGGCGAgcgaagaagaagagagagcGCTAGAGAAACAGCTAGAGCTACAGTTAGAGGAACAGAAAGACTCACTTGCTGCCTTGAATGATGCTCTCGCCTCTGACCCCTCTAATCACGAGCTTCTCTCC GTTCAAGAGGAGCTTGTTCAGGCAATTAAAGATGCAGAGGATGGACTCCTGCATCTAAAGCGTGCACGTTTATTACGAGAAGTTGATTCTGCACTACATGATTCCAAGGATACTGGTAATGATGTCAAAATAGAGCCTCTTGATTCAGATGAGGTTGGAGCAGAACCTCTGGAGGAGCACAGTCACTCTGTTGGATCAAAGTGTAGATTCCGCCACAATGATGGACGTTGGTATAATG GGGTTGATGTACCATTATCTTCTCTGAGGACTTATATTCCAACAATGTGGGATCAGTCAATGGTGGGATCCAGTATTTGGGCAGTATCGGATAGTAATGCTGGCATTTGGAGGGAGGCTGAACTTGAATCTTGGGATGATAAGCTCAGAGTAGGGAAGGTTGTTTTTCGTGACGATGGAAGCTCTGCTGAACTTGAGAGTGACTCAATGAATTTGTCTGAGCATGCTTTAAGGAGCGATGAAGAAGAAAGTCATTCAAGCTCAGAACAATCTGATTCTAGCGATTACGAAGAAGAGAGCGCACAAGGTTTAGGATTTCTTGAGAGTAGCACTCTACAAAGAGGCATACAAACAGAAACTGCCATATTTGCAAGGTGGGAGAATCACACTCGGGGCATAGCTTCTAAGATGATGGCAAACATGGGTTATCGCGATGGGATGGGTTTAGGTGCATCTGGGCAGGGAATGGTAGATCCCATTTCTGTGAAGGTCCTCCCACCAAAGCAATCACTTGATCATGCTTTACAATcccaaaaagaagaagaaatcagAGAAAATCATGGGAAGAAACGAAGCAGAGGTGGGAAGAGAAAACGTGAAAAGAAGTTGGCTGCATTGGCTAAAGAAGCTAAAGAAGAGGAGGAAATGAATCCAGATGTTTTTAGTCTCATCAATATTCAACTGGCTAAGCATAATGAAGCTCTGAATGGTGGATCGAAAACTAAGCAGCATCATAACAAAGTCTCAAAGAAAGTTGACAGAAGAGTTCTCATAGCTTATGATGATGAGATGAAGGAGTTAAGATTGCGGGCAGAAAAGCTCGAAGAGATGGCAAGTAGAAACAAAAAGGAGAAAGTGGTCTATGAAGCTGCAATGAGGAAGTTGAATGAAACTCGCAAAGCTTTAGCCGAAGCTGAGGCAGCTCACGCTTCTGCGTCAAATGCAGTTGTcagcaaagaaaaagagaagaaatggCTCAAGTTTTGA
- the LOC8274151 gene encoding zinc finger CCCH domain-containing protein 18 isoform X1, translating to MASEEEERALEKQLELQLEEQKDSLAALNDALASDPSNHELLSVQEELVQAIKDAEDGLLHLKRARLLREVDSALHDSKDTGNDVKIEPLDSDEVGAEPLEEHSHSVGSKCRFRHNDGRWYNGKIIELEGSTNAKIAFLTPTSENMLTCKFFLQQRCRFGTNCRLSHGVDVPLSSLRTYIPTMWDQSMVGSSIWAVSDSNAGIWREAELESWDDKLRVGKVVFRDDGSSAELESDSMNLSEHALRSDEEESHSSSEQSDSSDYEEESAQGLGFLESSTLQRGIQTETAIFARWENHTRGIASKMMANMGYRDGMGLGASGQGMVDPISVKVLPPKQSLDHALQSQKEEEIRENHGKKRSRGGKRKREKKLAALAKEAKEEEEMNPDVFSLINIQLAKHNEALNGGSKTKQHHNKVSKKVDRRVLIAYDDEMKELRLRAEKLEEMASRNKKEKVVYEAAMRKLNETRKALAEAEAAHASASNAVVSKEKEKKWLKF from the exons ATGGCGAgcgaagaagaagagagagcGCTAGAGAAACAGCTAGAGCTACAGTTAGAGGAACAGAAAGACTCACTTGCTGCCTTGAATGATGCTCTCGCCTCTGACCCCTCTAATCACGAGCTTCTCTCC GTTCAAGAGGAGCTTGTTCAGGCAATTAAAGATGCAGAGGATGGACTCCTGCATCTAAAGCGTGCACGTTTATTACGAGAAGTTGATTCTGCACTACATGATTCCAAGGATACTGGTAATGATGTCAAAATAGAGCCTCTTGATTCAGATGAGGTTGGAGCAGAACCTCTGGAGGAGCACAGTCACTCTGTTGGATCAAAGTGTAGATTCCGCCACAATGATGGACGTTGGTATAATGGTAAGATTATTGAGCTGGAAGGTTCTACTAATGCGAAGATTGCTTTCCTCACCCCTACATCAGAAAATATGTTG ACATGCAAGTTTTTTCTGCAACAACGATGTCGATTTGGTACTAATTGCCGCTTATCTCATG GGGTTGATGTACCATTATCTTCTCTGAGGACTTATATTCCAACAATGTGGGATCAGTCAATGGTGGGATCCAGTATTTGGGCAGTATCGGATAGTAATGCTGGCATTTGGAGGGAGGCTGAACTTGAATCTTGGGATGATAAGCTCAGAGTAGGGAAGGTTGTTTTTCGTGACGATGGAAGCTCTGCTGAACTTGAGAGTGACTCAATGAATTTGTCTGAGCATGCTTTAAGGAGCGATGAAGAAGAAAGTCATTCAAGCTCAGAACAATCTGATTCTAGCGATTACGAAGAAGAGAGCGCACAAGGTTTAGGATTTCTTGAGAGTAGCACTCTACAAAGAGGCATACAAACAGAAACTGCCATATTTGCAAGGTGGGAGAATCACACTCGGGGCATAGCTTCTAAGATGATGGCAAACATGGGTTATCGCGATGGGATGGGTTTAGGTGCATCTGGGCAGGGAATGGTAGATCCCATTTCTGTGAAGGTCCTCCCACCAAAGCAATCACTTGATCATGCTTTACAATcccaaaaagaagaagaaatcagAGAAAATCATGGGAAGAAACGAAGCAGAGGTGGGAAGAGAAAACGTGAAAAGAAGTTGGCTGCATTGGCTAAAGAAGCTAAAGAAGAGGAGGAAATGAATCCAGATGTTTTTAGTCTCATCAATATTCAACTGGCTAAGCATAATGAAGCTCTGAATGGTGGATCGAAAACTAAGCAGCATCATAACAAAGTCTCAAAGAAAGTTGACAGAAGAGTTCTCATAGCTTATGATGATGAGATGAAGGAGTTAAGATTGCGGGCAGAAAAGCTCGAAGAGATGGCAAGTAGAAACAAAAAGGAGAAAGTGGTCTATGAAGCTGCAATGAGGAAGTTGAATGAAACTCGCAAAGCTTTAGCCGAAGCTGAGGCAGCTCACGCTTCTGCGTCAAATGCAGTTGTcagcaaagaaaaagagaagaaatggCTCAAGTTTTGA